Below is a genomic region from Paludicola sp. MB14-C6.
TGGTGCAAAAGCCGGTACACAAGTCATTAAATATATCAGAGGAAACTCCTAGTTTGTTTTCAATGACATTTATTGATTTATTTAGAATGAAATAAGCATAAAGCAAACAGCAGGGACTTTCCCTGCTGTTTGCTCAGTCTGAAGAAAAAGCCCGATTTTGGCGTAACCAAAGTCGGGCTTTTGAATATATGGTTGAAAATTTAAAAAAAGTGGAAAGGATACAAAAAGGAGAGTTCACCCTCCACTTATGTATTGCCAGCTTTTTAAGGTTCATGCACGCAAATTTAAGCCTAACCCAGTTTGTTACTTGGGCAAGACTTCGATAAGGTGTATAACGCATTGCGTATTTTTCTTTCGCATCAGCAAAAACTCGCTCAATCGTTTCTTTTCGCTGTGCATAAAGATCTTTGTATTTTATTGCATAACGAATATCTGAAACTTGCTCTAAGTACTCATGCCAAACATGAACTGTGTATTGTTTCTGGAATTCTTTACTTTCAGTGCATTTGTAACGAAACCCACAGATTTTACAGTCGTTTGGATTGCTTTTAAATTCTTTGTATCCTTCTCTATTCGTGGTGGAATAGTGTAAAACTTTATTGTTTGGACATACTACACAGTCAAAATATTCATCATATGAAAAATCATATTTCTTAAAAAAGCCTTGTTTTGTCATTGGTCTACGATATGGTACTAATAAATCTTTTCCATCATCTATAAGTCTTTTTGCAATATAGGGAGTATTGTAGGCACTATCTGCCACTATTGTTTGGATTTCGGGGTGGTTTTCTTTTAATTTATCATACAAATCATCGAATGCTACGCTGTCATGTACATTGCCTGCTGTTACATGAACATCTACAATGTAGCCTTTTTTGTCACAAGCTGTATGTGCTTCATAAGCAAGGCATTTCTTATGCTCTCCTTTATGAAATACACCGCTTTCAGGGTCAGTGGTTGATTCATTGATGATTTTTTCTTCTATTTTAGGTGGCTTTGTATCGTCAAATGGCTTTTTTTTATGTTCTTCTCTATCTTTATTGATTTCGTCCATTAGTTGTTTCTCATAATGTTTTGCTGCTACGGGGATTGATTTCTTTACAACCTTTTTTATATTTGCATTTGCTTTTATATGGGTTCCATCTACAAATACCACCTCTGGGTCAAGATATCCCATATCATTGATTTCATTCAATATCCAGTTGAAAATGCATGCAATAGTATTCTCGTTAAATCTATGTTTAAAGGCATAACTTATTGTTGTAAAGTGAGGTATTTGTTCTGTCATTAAATATCCTAAAAACCAACGATATGCACAGTTCATTTGTACTTCTTCTACCAATTTGCGCAACGAACTTATTCCATACAAATGTTGTATTAAGACCATTTTGATTAGTACTACTGGGTCTATGCTTGGTCTTCCATTATCTTTACAATACAAATCCTCTACGAAATCATATATATGACAGAAATCCACTGCACTATCTATTTTTCTAAGCAAATGTTCTGCTGGAATAAATTCTTCTAAGCACAAAAACTCTACTTGTGTTCGGTCTTTTTTAGCTTTAACTAACATTTAATCACCCTATTTAATTATACCATTTTTCGCGTCAAAAGTCCCCTAAATCATCAAATTTAGGGGACTTTTTCTACAAGCTGAGCAAACAGCAGGGACTTTCCCTGCTGTTTGCTTTTGTTAAATTTTATAATGAAAAATATTGTTTTTCTAATTTTAAAAAGTACAATCTAATACTTCCACATTGCTTATTAATCGCCCGTGAATAGAAACTTTATAAAAATCAAATACTAATGGAACAATTCAATGCATTTAAAATAGTAACCATGCTTTGCATTAGAAGAAATCACTTTAGTATATTGGTTCAGGAAACAATTTACACATTAAAAATGTTATAATTTATTAAAAAAATGTTGACAAAAAATATGTAATAGTATACAATTCATATGACAAATAAATTATAGTGTGTTACTGATTCAATCAGGCATAAACGTATTTAAGTAGCTCGGTTACTTAGTGTGTTTATGCCTTTTTTTATTTGGTTTAATATTTTGGAGGTTTTTTTATGAAACAATTTAAATTTGTTATTAAAGATGAAAACGGAATTCATGCACGTCCAGCAGGATTACTTGTTAAAAAAGCTGGTGAATTCAGTTCTAGCGTTATGATTCAAAAAGGCGAAAAATCAGCTGATGCAAAAAGACTATTCGCTGTTATGGGCTTAGCTGCTAAGAAAAATGATGAGTTGACTTTTACAATTGATGGTGAAGATGAAGAACAAGCTTTATCCGCTCTACAACAATTTTGTGATGAAAACTTATAATTAGGGGGCGTTAAGGTGATAATCTTAAAGGGAAAAGGTGTGTCTTCAGGAATTGCAATTGGCAAGATTCACTTTTGTCAACGTAAACAACACGTTATCAAACGTATTCACACAGAAGACAGCCAATCTCAAATTGTTCGGTTTGAACAAGCAAAAGAAAAAGCAATCACACAACTTCAAGCACTTTATGAAAAAGCTCTTCCCGAAGTTGGAGAAGCCAATGCTGCTATTTTTCAAATTCATCAAATGATGTTGGAAGATTTAGATTATGTTGATTCCGTTGTTAACATTATAAAAATGCAGCAAGTGAATACAGAATATGCTGTAGCAACAACCGCAGATAATTTTTCAAACATGTTTAGCCAAATGGATGATGAATATATGCAAGGCCGTGCAGCAGATGTCAAAGACGTATCAGACCGTTTGATTGACATTCTTATGAATAACAAACAAGCAGCAAATACCGACAATGAGCCGATGATTATCGCTGCAAATGATTTAGCTCCAAGCGAAACGGTTCAAATGGATAAAGCCAAGTTATTAGGATTTGTTACTATGGAAGGGTCCACATACTCCCATACAGCAATCATTGCTCGTACGATGAACATTCCTGCTGTAATCGGTGTCGGAACTGCTTTACAAGAAGAATATGATGGAAAACTGGCGGTTATTGATGGACAAACTGGCGATATCTTTATTGAACCGGATGAAGAAACACTTCGTTTATATGAAACCAAAAAGCAACAAAATTTGCAACATAAGCTTCTTTTAAATGAGTTAAAAGATAAAGAAAATATAACATTAGACGGTAAAAAGATTAAAATATATGCTAATATCGGAAGCCCTTCTGATGTCGGCGAAGTTTTAAAAAATGATGCCGGTGGTATAGGACTTTTCCGTAGCGAATTTTTATTTCTTGAAAAAAATGATTATCCTACAGAAGAAGAACAGTTTACTGCATATAAATCTGTAGCCGAAATCATGTCCGGAAAAACCGTAGTTATTCGTACACTTGATATTGGAGCAGACAAACAAGTGGATTATTTCAACATGGAGCACGAAGAAAATCCTGCAATGGGCTATCGTGCAATCCGAATCTGCTTAGACAGAATAGAGATATTCAAAACACAGCTCAGAGCATTATATCGTGCTTCTGCATATGGAAAAATTGCAATCATGTTTCCTATGATTATTTCTGTGGAAGAGGTTCAATCTATTAAAAGAATCGTTGAAGAAGTCAAAAGTGAATTAAAGCGAGATGGTATTTCTTTTGATGAAAATATCGCATTAGGTATTATGATAGAAACCCCTGCTGCCGCACTCATCAGTGATGATCTTGCAAAAATGGTGGACTTTTTCAGCATCGGTACAAACGATTTAAGCCAATATACTTTAGCGATTGACCGTCAAAATTGTAAATTAGAAACTTTATACAATGCACATCATAAAGCAATCTTACGACTGATTAAAATGGTCGCTGATAATGCTCATAAAAACGGAATTTGGGTAGGTATTTGTGGTGAGCTTGGTGCTGATGAATCATTAACAGAAACATTTTTAGCAATGGGCATTGATGAATTATCGGTTTCTCCAAATAAAGTTTTAAGCATTAGAAAAATAGTAAGGGAAACGAATGTTTCTTCTATCAAAGATCAAGCTTTAACTAACGTTTTATAACTATTTTGGATTTTATATAGCTGCCAACAACCATACGTTTATCCGTAACCAATTTTTACGCTTGACGAAAGGAATGGTCATAACAATGGAATATGTAGTTGAAAAATCGATTAACAATAATGTTGTTTTGGCAAAGAACAAAAAAAGCAATGAACAAGTCATTTTAATGTCAAAAGGAATTGGCTTTAATCGCAAAAGAAATGATATTGTTTCTGATGTTGGAGAAGAAAATCAAGTATTCATCCTATGGAATACAAATACAAAAATGAAGAATGTAAGCTATGACGAAAAAGAACTTGAAAGCGTAGTAGCTGAAATTTGCACTATCGCACAAGAGAAGCTAGGCATTCACAAGGATAATATCTATAAATCCCTATTTGATCATATACAGTTTCTTGTAGATCGAATTCAGTTTGGATTAACAATTGATAATCCATTCCAAAACGAAATTTCAATTCTTTATGCAAAAGAATATGAAGTAGCAAAACTAGGCGTGGAATTGTTAAACACAAAAATGGGAATCGACGTTGGCGAAGCTGAAATTGCTTTTATTACCCTACACTTAAACTCCTCTCTCAACAAGCACTCCATTAGTACTTCACTGGATCAGGTTCGCATTTATAGTAAAATAGCAAATCATGTGGAATCCTTATTGCATACGCATTCTATGTATGAGGAAACCGATATTCGTATTTTTTTGATGTCACTAAACCGAATAGTGAACGGAAAACCAAATGCCTTTCAACTAGACCATTCCCTTTTAGAATCCATTCAATCAAACATGGCCGACAGCTATAAAATTACAAAGCAAATAGTAGATATCATTAATCAAGAGCTCCAAATTATTTTGGACGAACATGCAATCGGATTTATTACGGTTGAAGTAGAACGTATTAAACAATTAAATCAAAAAAAAGAAGGTTAGATTATGTTTGGCTTATTTAAGAAAAAAGAAAATGAAGCCAGCGAGATTTTCGCAACACAAAACGGTACAGCAATTGCATTGACCGATGTACCTGATGAAGTGTTTTCCGAAAAGATGTTGGGCGACGGAATTGCAATCATTCCAACCAGTAACGAAGTGGTTTCACCCGTTAACGGAACAATCATCGATGTAACGGAAACACTTCACGCGTATTGTATTGCAACAGATGATGGACTGGAAATTTTAATTCATATCGGTGTTGATACGGTTGAATTAAAAGGCGAAGGCTTTGAAAGCTTCGTTAAGGCAAACGATAAGGTTAAAGTGGGCGATAAATTAGCTACTGTGGATCTTGATTTTATTAAGAGCAAAGGCTATCAAACACATACTCCTATCATCATTACAAACATGCAAGATATCAAAGAAATGAAAACAAATTTAGTTCAAACACAACAAGCCAAAACAGTTGTTATGACTTATAAAAAATAAGGTGGTTGACAAATATGAAAAATAATAAAACATTCAGCGTTTTGCAAAGAGTCGGAAGAGCATTCATGTTTCCGATTGCATTATTACCAATAGCAGGTTTGTTGCTCGGAATCGGTGCATCTTTTACAAATCCGACTATGATAGCAGCATATAACCTTCAATCTATTCTAGGCGAAGGCACATTTTTACATGTAGTTTTATCAATCATGAGCTCAACCGGTAACATTATTTTTGCAAATCTTCCTATCATATTTGCTATGGGTGTTGCACTAGGTATGGCAGAAAAAGAAAAAGCAGTTGCTACACTTTCTGCTGGTATTGCATATTTAGTAATGCATGCTACCATTTCTCAAATGCTAAGATTATCAGGTAAAATATTAGCAGATGGTTCTATTTCTCCAAACGTAGTACAAGGTAGTATTGCTGAAACAAACGGTATCCTATCCATGCAAATGGGTGTATTCGGCGGTATTATTGTTGGTCTTGGCGTAGCAGCGCTTCACAACCGCTTTTATAAAATCAAACTTCCTACCGTTATCTCTTTCTTTGGTGGAACACGTTTCATTCCAATTATCTCAACAGTTGTTTACATTTTAGTAGGCGTGTTAATGTACTTCATTTGGCCTATTATTCAAAACGGAATATATGCACTTGGCTCTCTTGTTGTAAACGCAGGATATGCTGGTACATTTATATATGGTATTATTGAAAGAGCATTGATTCCATTCGGCTTACATCACGTATTCTATTTACCATTCTGGCAAACAGGTGTTGGCGGTACAATGGTAATCGATGGAACAACGATATTTGGCGCACAAAACATCTTCTTTGCTCAACTTGCTTCTCCAAGTACAACTCACTTCAGCGTAGAGGCTGCTCGCTTTATGACAGGTAAATTCCCTATAATGATGTTTGGCTTACCTGGTGCAGCTCTTGCAATGTATCATAGTGCAAAATCAAACAAGAAAAAAATTGTTGGTGGTTTGCTTCTTTCAGCAGCACTTACCTCTTTCTTAACAGGTATTACAGAACCAATTGAATTTACATTCTTGTTTGTTGCCCCTGTATTATATGGAATTCACTGCGTATTTGCCGGTCTTTCCTTTATGTTAATGCACTTATTAAACGTTACAATCGGTATGACCTTCTCAGGCGGATTCATTGATTTCTTCTTGTTTGGTATTCTACAAGGAAGCGATAAAACCAATTGGTTGGTTGCAATTCCTGTTGGTATCGCTTACTTCATCATTTACTACTTCCTATTCAAGTTCTTAATTAAAAAGTTTAATTTCATCACTCCTGGTAAAGAAGATGATATGGAAGAGTCAAAACTATATACAAGAAAAGATTTAAATGAAGTAAAAGAGCGTGGTAATGTATCGCAACTGATTTTAGATGGTCTTGGCGGCATGGATAATATTAAAAACCTTGATTGCTGTGCTACAAGATTAAGAATTACTGTTTTGGATTCTTCCATTGTTGACGACAGCTTATTAAAGCAAAGTGGAGCTTCCGGAGTAATCAAAAAAGGTGATGGCGTTCAAGTAATTTATGGGCCACGTGTTACAGTTATCAAAAGTGAATTAGAAGACTATATAGATGAAAAACATGCAAAATAATATTAACCAACTTCTCAAACCTTAAATAAAAAAGTAACCGATGAACATCCTCACTTGTTCATCGGTTACTTTTTGTTTATTGAGTTAAAATATGTTGTCTTGCATTACTTACTTTATCAAATTGTATCATAGCTTATTACATATGGTATCTTGATTGAATCTAACAAATAAATCCTACATGAATAAAAAGTATTTGAATTGAAACAATTATTTTATATCTCACGAACTATTCACTAATCCTTCATTTTTATATGATAAGCTAACATTATAATGACAAAAGGAGCGTTTTACATGGATTGGTTTCGTAAGTTAATGACAGGTAGATATGGACCTGATACATTGGGAATTGCATTGACTATTATTGGTTTAGTCGTTTCTATGATAGGCACTATTACTGGATTGTTTTTCATCATGATTTTGTCTTACCTTATTATTGGTTGGGCATTGTTTCGTATGTTTTCAAAAAATATTACGAAGCGATATAAAGAAAATACTCTATTTTTAAGTATTTGGAATCCAGTAAAATATAAAACCCAAACAACAGTGAAGAATATGAGTGATACTAAAACTCATCGCCATTTCAAATGTCCAAATTGCAAGCAAAAAGTGCGTGTTCCAAAAGGCAGAGGTAAAGTTAACATTACCTGTCCAAATTGTAGAACGCAATTTATCAAAAAGACATAATAGTAGCCTCATTGTTTACGCAGTGGGGCTTTTTACAACGCTATACGTAAACGCACTTCAAAAACCCGTTGATTTTATTTTCTCACTTTGCTATACTTTTATTGATATATCTATATTGGGATTAACCGGAGTTATATCCGATTCCAAGAAAGGACAACTTTAACTATGCCAATCAGAATTATGGAAACATTGCCTGCTAAAACCACTCTGGAAAGTGAAAATATTTTCGTTATGACAGAAGATCGTGCAGAGCACCAAGATATACGACCATTAAGAATAGCAATATTAAATTTAATGCCTAAAAAAATCGAAACAGAAACCCAACTGCTTCGTTTATTAGGTAATACCCCTTTACAAGTAGAAATAGAATTGTTGCAAACGGCAACATATACGGCTAAAAACACCTCACCAGAGCATCTATTAAAATTTTATAAAACATTCGATGAGATTGCGCACTTAAAATTTGATGGACTTGTAATTACGGGTGCACCTGTTGAACAACTTGATTTTGAAGAAGTTGATTATTGGGATGAGCTAACTCGTATTATGGAATGGTCCAAAAAAAATGTATGCTCAACAATGCATATTTGTTGGGGTGCACAAGCCGGACTATACTATCACTATGGAATTCAAAAAAAACCTCTTCCCGAAAAAATGTTCGGTGTTTTCTCTCATGAAGTGATTACTCCCACTCATAAGCTAATGCGTGGATTTGACGAAACCTATTATGCACCACATTCTCGACATACCGCTTCTATAGAAAAAGAGATTGCAAACCATCCTGAGCTTGAAGTACTATCTCATTCAAATGAAGCAGGAACCAACATTATCGCCGCTAAAAACGGAAAGCAATTTTTTATTACCAGTCATTCCGAATATGATCGTGATACCCTTGCAAATGAATACTTTAGGGATATTGATAAAGGGCTGCCAATTGCTGTACCGAAAAACTATTTTCCAAATGATGATGCAGCCTTTCCTCCAGCATTTAAATGGCGCGCACATGCACATTTATTGTTCAGCAACTGGTTAAATTACTTTGTATATCAAGAAACTCCATTTGATTTGGAAGATGGTTTAAAGTAAATTTTGCATCACTTAATATAATAAAAAAGGATATCAATATGAACATCACCTATCAAAAAACATCTGCCGATACAATAGATGATATTGAGTTAATGTGTAAATGGGATAATGATGAGGAAATTCAATATTTCATCAGACCTAATTTTAACGAGCAGAATATTCCCCGTATCACCATAGAAGAAACTATAAAAAGTATGAAAGCGAATCAAAAGAAATCAGTATATATGATTCTGTGTGACAATATAAAAGTGGGCTATATCAGTATTCAAACTGATGTTCCCTATCTTTTCAAGCCCGACGATTCATCCGCATGGATTAGTATTTGCATTGGTGAAAAAGCTTATCAAAGAATGGGTATTGGTGAACGCGCAATGCAGTTTTTGGAAGAAAAATGCAAAGAATTATATTGTAATCGAATCGAATTAGGCGTATTTGAATATAATCTCAAGGCTCGCGCTTTTTATAAAAAAGTCGGATACCGAACAATAGGCGAAAACAAGAATTTTGTCTATTATAATGGCAAATGGCATAACGATATTCGAATGGAAAAAATGATATAACGACAAATTCAGTCAGATGCGTTCCCAGTTCAATCTGGGAACGCATCTGACTGAAGAAAAAGTGAATTTTAGTTTAATATCTGCAAGATATAAGTATTATTCTTGCGATTATGTATATTGGCCTATCCGCCCAAGCCTGACCATGCTTTTTGGCAATCGCCCCAAAAAGCATGGATAAAAAATGCTTTGTTTCTTAAAATTCCTCTAATATTCATTTTCTTCTTGCGCTTTGAGTTTTTCTACAAGCTACTGCGTTCCCAGTTCAAACTGGGAACGCATTTTTATTTGTTTCAATAATAATGATATAACCCCCCTGATTATATAGACCATAAATGCAGTTTATCCACTCAGCTTTATTCGCAGTTTTTGCAAGAGCTTTTTTTCTCTTCTCGAGACTTGCACTTGTGTCATTCCTAAAACTGCAGCAGTTTCCGATTGCGTTTTATTTTGATAATATCGCAACAAAATAAGCTGCTTATCTTGACTATCAAGTGTGTTAATTACTTCATTCAAGGAAATTGTATCGGCTATTCGATCATCTATTACATCAATTGGAACATCAAGCTGACTTTCACCGTCTTCGTCTTGCAGCGTCAATGACATAGGCGGTATACTTACATTAAGCGCTTCAACAACAGTTTCCATTGATACTTCAAGAATTTCAGCTAGCTCACTTAGGGTTGGCTCTCGTGAAAATTCTTTCATATATCGTTCCCGCTCTCGTATTGTTTTCATAGATAAATCCTTTAAACTCCGACTTACTTTTAGTGCACCGCCATCACGAAATAAACGCTTCATTTCGCCTAAAATAGCGGGAACGGCATATGTTGAAAACATGATACCCCGATTCTCATCAAAGCCATCAATCGCCTTTAACAACCCAACACATCCGGCACTAAACAAGTCATCATATTCAATAAATCTACCTCTAAAACGGTTGGCACAGCTATGAACGAGTCCTAAGTTCTTTTTCACAAATTCCTCTTTTTCAATTGCCGTTTTAACCATTTTGACACCGTGGCTCTAGCTTCTTCACTAAAACCACCGTTGTTCCTCGTCCTTCCTTTGAATATACTTTCACATTATCCATAAAGGATTGCATAACTGCAAAGCCAAGACCTGCTCTTTCTTCATTTTGAGCCGTTGTATATAAAGGTTCCATTGCTTTCTTAACATCGGGAATTCCGCAACCGACATCTCGAATTTTAATATAGACTTTATTGTCTTTTAAAATGCGTAGTGTAATATAAATTGAGCCAATTGTGTCTTTATAAGCATGAACAATACAATTGGTGACTGCTTCACTTACAGCAGTTTTAATGTCTGTTATTTCGTCTACTGTTGGATCCAGCTGTGCGAAAAACGCAGATACTGCAACTCTGGCAAAGCTTTCATTTGATGATTTGCTAGAGAGCGTTATTTTTACCTCGTTATGTACATTCATCTTTTTTACCTCCTACTACGTTAATTTTCAAATTCTGCTAATTTATCTAATCCCGCTAATTTCATGACTCGCTTAATATGAGAAGAGGAATTGGTAATTCTCACTTCACCACTCATACTGCGAACTAGCTTGTATCTGCCCATTACCAAACCTATTCCGCTGCTATCCATGAATGTGACATCTTTGAAATCCAACCGCAATATGCTTGGACGTACACGTTCCACACATGCGTCGATTTCTTCCCTAATTTCGCTTGCAGTGTGATGGTCAATATCACCTTGAATGTAAGCTGTGATTTGATCGTCTTGCGTTTCAAGTTTAACCATATTGATTCCTATCCTTTCTTTTTTACTCATACTCATTTCATTTATCATCACAGGTTTCATTGCAAAACAAGTGTATAGATGAAATGAATATAAAAATAAA
It encodes:
- a CDS encoding PTS sugar transporter subunit IIA, with translation MFGLFKKKENEASEIFATQNGTAIALTDVPDEVFSEKMLGDGIAIIPTSNEVVSPVNGTIIDVTETLHAYCIATDDGLEILIHIGVDTVELKGEGFESFVKANDKVKVGDKLATVDLDFIKSKGYQTHTPIIITNMQDIKEMKTNLVQTQQAKTVVMTYKK
- a CDS encoding STAS domain-containing protein (This anti-anti-sigma factor, or anti-sigma factor antagonist, belongs to a family that includes characterized members SpoIIAA, RsbV, RsfA, and RsfB.) codes for the protein MSKKERIGINMVKLETQDDQITAYIQGDIDHHTASEIREEIDACVERVRPSILRLDFKDVTFMDSSGIGLVMGRYKLVRSMSGEVRITNSSSHIKRVMKLAGLDKLAEFEN
- the ptsP gene encoding phosphoenolpyruvate--protein phosphotransferase; this encodes MIILKGKGVSSGIAIGKIHFCQRKQHVIKRIHTEDSQSQIVRFEQAKEKAITQLQALYEKALPEVGEANAAIFQIHQMMLEDLDYVDSVVNIIKMQQVNTEYAVATTADNFSNMFSQMDDEYMQGRAADVKDVSDRLIDILMNNKQAANTDNEPMIIAANDLAPSETVQMDKAKLLGFVTMEGSTYSHTAIIARTMNIPAVIGVGTALQEEYDGKLAVIDGQTGDIFIEPDEETLRLYETKKQQNLQHKLLLNELKDKENITLDGKKIKIYANIGSPSDVGEVLKNDAGGIGLFRSEFLFLEKNDYPTEEEQFTAYKSVAEIMSGKTVVIRTLDIGADKQVDYFNMEHEENPAMGYRAIRICLDRIEIFKTQLRALYRASAYGKIAIMFPMIISVEEVQSIKRIVEEVKSELKRDGISFDENIALGIMIETPAAALISDDLAKMVDFFSIGTNDLSQYTLAIDRQNCKLETLYNAHHKAILRLIKMVADNAHKNGIWVGICGELGADESLTETFLAMGIDELSVSPNKVLSIRKIVRETNVSSIKDQALTNVL
- a CDS encoding IS1182 family transposase codes for the protein MLVKAKKDRTQVEFLCLEEFIPAEHLLRKIDSAVDFCHIYDFVEDLYCKDNGRPSIDPVVLIKMVLIQHLYGISSLRKLVEEVQMNCAYRWFLGYLMTEQIPHFTTISYAFKHRFNENTIACIFNWILNEINDMGYLDPEVVFVDGTHIKANANIKKVVKKSIPVAAKHYEKQLMDEINKDREEHKKKPFDDTKPPKIEEKIINESTTDPESGVFHKGEHKKCLAYEAHTACDKKGYIVDVHVTAGNVHDSVAFDDLYDKLKENHPEIQTIVADSAYNTPYIAKRLIDDGKDLLVPYRRPMTKQGFFKKYDFSYDEYFDCVVCPNNKVLHYSTTNREGYKEFKSNPNDCKICGFRYKCTESKEFQKQYTVHVWHEYLEQVSDIRYAIKYKDLYAQRKETIERVFADAKEKYAMRYTPYRSLAQVTNWVRLKFACMNLKKLAIHKWRVNSPFCILSTFFKFSTIYSKARLWLRQNRAFSSD
- a CDS encoding PRD domain-containing protein, whose product is MEYVVEKSINNNVVLAKNKKSNEQVILMSKGIGFNRKRNDIVSDVGEENQVFILWNTNTKMKNVSYDEKELESVVAEICTIAQEKLGIHKDNIYKSLFDHIQFLVDRIQFGLTIDNPFQNEISILYAKEYEVAKLGVELLNTKMGIDVGEAEIAFITLHLNSSLNKHSISTSLDQVRIYSKIANHVESLLHTHSMYEETDIRIFLMSLNRIVNGKPNAFQLDHSLLESIQSNMADSYKITKQIVDIINQELQIILDEHAIGFITVEVERIKQLNQKKEG
- a CDS encoding GNAT family N-acetyltransferase: MNITYQKTSADTIDDIELMCKWDNDEEIQYFIRPNFNEQNIPRITIEETIKSMKANQKKSVYMILCDNIKVGYISIQTDVPYLFKPDDSSAWISICIGEKAYQRMGIGERAMQFLEEKCKELYCNRIELGVFEYNLKARAFYKKVGYRTIGENKNFVYYNGKWHNDIRMEKMI
- a CDS encoding HPr family phosphocarrier protein, whose protein sequence is MKQFKFVIKDENGIHARPAGLLVKKAGEFSSSVMIQKGEKSADAKRLFAVMGLAAKKNDELTFTIDGEDEEQALSALQQFCDENL
- the metA gene encoding homoserine O-acetyltransferase MetA, which produces MPIRIMETLPAKTTLESENIFVMTEDRAEHQDIRPLRIAILNLMPKKIETETQLLRLLGNTPLQVEIELLQTATYTAKNTSPEHLLKFYKTFDEIAHLKFDGLVITGAPVEQLDFEEVDYWDELTRIMEWSKKNVCSTMHICWGAQAGLYYHYGIQKKPLPEKMFGVFSHEVITPTHKLMRGFDETYYAPHSRHTASIEKEIANHPELEVLSHSNEAGTNIIAAKNGKQFFITSHSEYDRDTLANEYFRDIDKGLPIAVPKNYFPNDDAAFPPAFKWRAHAHLLFSNWLNYFVYQETPFDLEDGLK
- the spoIIAB gene encoding anti-sigma F factor translates to MNVHNEVKITLSSKSSNESFARVAVSAFFAQLDPTVDEITDIKTAVSEAVTNCIVHAYKDTIGSIYITLRILKDNKVYIKIRDVGCGIPDVKKAMEPLYTTAQNEERAGLGFAVMQSFMDNVKVYSKEGRGTTVVLVKKLEPRCQNG
- a CDS encoding sigma-70 family RNA polymerase sigma factor codes for the protein MKKNLGLVHSCANRFRGRFIEYDDLFSAGCVGLLKAIDGFDENRGIMFSTYAVPAILGEMKRLFRDGGALKVSRSLKDLSMKTIRERERYMKEFSREPTLSELAEILEVSMETVVEALNVSIPPMSLTLQDEDGESQLDVPIDVIDDRIADTISLNEVINTLDSQDKQLILLRYYQNKTQSETAAVLGMTQVQVSRREKKLLQKLRIKLSG